From one Anopheles bellator chromosome 1, idAnoBellAS_SP24_06.2, whole genome shotgun sequence genomic stretch:
- the LOC131216736 gene encoding transcription elongation factor SPT5 codes for MSDSGSGSDVDSVASNRSRKSIVSNRSVSRSVSRSRSASASQSDNEPPRKKNRKKRNRMEDNDDEDEVEDEEEDAEDEQEPEGEDLNSEDEYDEEEEDDDDNRRGGRKKKKKPERFGGFIIDEAEVDDEVDEDDEWEDGAQEMGIVGNEIEEVGQTAREIENRRRGTNLWDSHKEDELAEYLKRKYADGSVARRQFGDGGEEMSDEITQQTLLPGIKDPNLWMVKCRIGEEKATALLLMRKFLTYQNTDQPLQIKAVVAPESVKGYIYIEAYKQAHVKAAINNVGNLRVGIWKQEMVPIKEMTDILKVVKEQTGLKPKQWVRLKRGIYKDDIAQVDYVDLAQNQVHLKLLPRIDYTRLRGALRTTQQEGSDNKRKKRRPAAKSFDPEAIRAIGGEVTSDGDFLIFEGNRYSRKGFLYKAFTMSAVQVEGVKPTLAELERFEEQPEEINIELAVSSKEDPVSAHSFSMGDNVEVCVGDLMNLQAKIIAIDGSLITVMPKHEELRDPLIFKASELRKYFKTGDHVKVLAGRYEGETGLIVRVESARVVLVSDLTMHELEVLPRDLQLCTDMATGVDSLGIYQWGDLVQLDAQTVGVIVRLERENFHVLGMHGKVIECKPTALQKRRENRNTIALDWDQNQIRRKDIVKVMEGPHTGRDGEIKHLYRNLAFLHSRMYTENGGIFVVKTRHLQLAGGSKNTLPSNPMMSPFGGVMSPRIHSPMHPSGGRGGSGSTGSVRGGRGGGRGGARISRDREILGRTIRITGGPYKGAVGIVKDATETTARVELHSSCQTISVDRNHIAVVDGAAVVREGSMSSYMRTPSRTPASNYGAQTPVYSGSKTPLHGSQTPQYEPGSRTPYGSMTPSHDGSMTPRHGAWDPSVSNTPARGNDFDFIEEPSPSPGYNPSTPGYQVNTPYAPHTPGNTFNTDNYSPNPSPSPYQVGGYIGTPSPSAYSPATPGAPASPYNPQTPGAGLDPQLGEWFTNDIEVTIRSHGDSDLSGQTGIIRTVDNDDCVVYLPEEDRCVTVPITNLQPVLPEPGDKFKIIVGEDREAIGEFINMSGNNEALVTINGHSTLIPLNSMCRYKEPNKI; via the coding sequence ATGTCGGACAGTGGATCTGGATCCGACGTGGACAGTGTGGCGTCGAACCGATCCCGGAAAAGCATCGTATCAAACCGTTCAGTCTCTCGGTCTGTTTCCCGTTCtcgctcggcatcggcatcacAGTCTGATAACGAGccaccccgaaaaaagaaccgcaaaaaacgaaaccgtatggaggataatgatgatgaagatgaagtggaggatgaagaagaagacgcTGAGGACGAGCAGGAACCGGAAGGAGAAGACTTGAACTCAGAGGATGAATatgacgaggaggaggaagacgatgacgacaatcGGCGCGGTGGGcgtaagaaaaagaaaaaaccggaacgTTTCGGTGGGTTCATTATCGACGAGGCAGAAGTGGACGATGAGGTGGACGAGGATGACGAGTGGGAGGACGGCGCCCAAGAGATGGGCATCGTGGGTAACGAAATCGAGGAAGTGGGGCAGACGGCAcgcgaaattgaaaataggCGCCGAGGAACTAATTTGTGGGATTCGCATAAAGAAGATGAGCTGGCTGAGTACTTGAAACGTAAGTACGCGGATGGGTCGGTGGCACGACGTCAGTTTGGCGACGGGGGTGAGGAAATGTCCGACGAAATTACGCAACAAACATTACTACCCGGCATCAAGGATCCAAATCTGTGGATGGTGAAATGTCGCATAGGGGAAGAGAAGGCAACGGCGTTGTTGCTGATGCGCAAATTTCTCACCTATCAGAACACGGACCAACCACTGCAGATAAAAGCAGTCGTTGCGCCTGAGAGCGTGAAGGGCTACATCTACATCGAGGCATATAAGCAGGCACATGTAAAAGCGGCAATCAACAATGTGGGCAATCTGCGCGTAGGCATCTGGAAGCAGGAGATGGTACCGATCAAGGAAATGACGGATATTCTGAAAGTTGTGAAGGAGCAAACAGGGCTGAAACCGAAGCAATGGGTCCGACTAAAGCGGGGCATCTATAAAGATGACATTGCACAGGTGGACTATGTTGATTTAGCACAAAACCAGGTGCACTTGAAGCTGCTGCCACGCATCGATTATACACGGCTAAGGGGCGCTTTAAGAACCACGCAGCAGGAAGGTAGCGACAATAAACGCAAGAAGCGACGTCCAGCAGCGAAATCGTTCGATCCGGAAGCGATCCGTGCGATAGGCGGCGAAGTGACATCTGATGGAGACTTTTTAATTTTCGAGGGTAATCGTTACTCGCGCAAAGGTTTTCTCTACAAGGCGTTCACGATGTCGGCCGTACAGGTGGAAGGCGTAAAGCCTACGTTGGCAGAGCTAGAACGATTTGAGGAACAGCCAGAAGAGATCAACATCGAATTGGCCGTTTCGTCGAAGGAGGATCCCGTTTCTGCACATTCATTCTCAATGGGCGACAATGTGGAAGTTTGCGTTGGCGATTTGATGAATCTTCAGGCGAAAATCATTGCCATTGATGGTTCACTGATTACGGTAATGCCAAAGCACGAGGAACTGCGCGATCCACTCATCTTCAAAGCGAGCGAGCTGCGCAAGTACTTCAAGACAGGCGACCATGTGAAAGTGCTTGCCGGAAGATACGAGGGCGAGACGGGGTTGATTGTGCGTGTAGAATCTGCACGCGTGGTGCTTGTATCAGACCTGACAATGCACGAGCTGGAAGTATTGCCCCGCGATCTGCAACTCTGCACGGATATGGCAACGGGTGTAGACTCTCTCGGCATTTACCAGTGGGGTGATCTAGTTCAGCTTGATGCGCAAACCGTCGGAGTGATAGTCCGTCTGGAGCGCGAAAATTTTCACGTGCTAGGAATGCATGGGAAGGTGATCGAATGTAAGCCGACAGCGTTACAAAAACGGCGTGAAAATCGAAATACAATTGCTTTGGACTGGGATCAAAATCAGATCCGACGGAAAGATATCGTCAAAGTAATGGAAGGACCTCATACAGGCCGCGATGGAGAGATCAAACATCTTTACCGTAATCTTGCTTTCCTGCATTCGCGGATGTACACAGAAAATGGGGGCATTTTTGTGGTGAAAACTCGTCACTTACAGCTCGCTGGTGGAAGCAAGAACACCCTCCCAAGCAACCCAATGATGAGCCCATTTGGTGGTGTTATGTCACCACGGATTCATTCACCCATGCATCCGTCCGGAGGTCGCGGCGGCTCAGGTAGCACTGGTTCAGTGCGCGGTGGACGAGGTGGGGGACGTGGAGGAGCACGTATTTCCAGAGATCGGGAGATTCTTGGCCGCACGATCCGTATAACGGGCGGACCGTACAAAGGTGCTGTTGGTATCGTGAAGGATGCAACGGAGACCACAGCTCGCGTGGAGCTGCATTCTTCTTGCCAAACAATCTCTGTTGATCGTAATCACATCGCCGTCGTTGATGGTGCAGCTGTGGTTCGCGAAGGAAGTATGTCCTCGTACATGCGCACACCAAGCCGCACACCGGCCAGCAACTATGGCGCTCAAACACCGGTCTATTCCGGATCGAAAACACCGCTGCATGGTTCACAAACACCCCAGTACGAACCGGGAAGTCGCACTCCGTATGGTTCAATGACGCCATCGCACGATGGTTCAATGACACCTCGGCACGGTGCTTGGGATCCATCCGTGTCGAACACACCAGCACGAGGAaacgatttcgattttattgaaGAACCATCGCCATCCCCCGGTTACAACCCGAGCACCCCTGGCTATCAGGTGAACACACCCTACGCGCCACACACGCCGGGTAACACGTTTAATACGGATAATTACAGTCCAAATCCAAGCCCGTCCCCGTATCAGGTCGGTGGATATATAGGCACTCCATCACCAAGTGCTTATTCTCCTGCAACGCCCGGTGCTCCCGCTTCACCTTATAATCCGCAGACACCTGGAGCTGGACTAGATCCGCAGCTCGGCGAATGGTTCACGAACGATATTGAAGTAACGATCCGAAGTCACGGCGATTCTGATTTGAGTGGCCAAACAGGCATTATCCGAACGGTCGACAACGATGATTGCGTTGTGTATCTGCCGGAAGAAGATCGTTGCGTCACTGTGCCAATCACAAACTTACAGCCTGTGTTGCCCGAACCCGGGGATAAATTCAAGATCATTGTCGGTGAAGATCGCGAAGCCATCGGCGAATTCATCAACATGTCCGGTAACAACGAAGCATTGGTCACCATTAACGGTCACTCAACGCTCATCCCACTTAACTCCATGTGCCGTTATAAAGAACCGAACAAAATATAG